The following are encoded together in the Juglans microcarpa x Juglans regia isolate MS1-56 chromosome 2D, Jm3101_v1.0, whole genome shotgun sequence genome:
- the LOC121249421 gene encoding uncharacterized protein LOC121249421: MALKLDMSKAYDRVEWSFVPTVMSKMQFPQQWINTIQNCLKLSVLLHPFLTSILNRAERSRALTPVQIGRGPISVSHLFFAANNFMFCQANTEELNCVLNILNLYERASGQVLNKEKSSIFFSKNTKPVTQQKVLQLVGLKSSGAFEKYLGLPTFVGRAKVSAFHSLVDRTWSRVANWKTKHLSVAGKETLLKEVLQAIPIYAMGMFLLPVSIIRKLNQLLRKFWWGFNEDTSKIKWVCWDKISTNKESGGLGFRDFKKFNLALLSRQGLRIIQNPNSLVSMVLK, encoded by the exons atgGCTCTAAAACTTGACATGAGCAAGGCATATGACAGAGTCGAATGGAGCTTTGTGCCTACAGTAATGTCCAAGATGCAGTTCCCTCAGCAATGGATTAACACCATACAAAATTGCCTTAAGCTCAGTGTCTTGCTCCATCCTT TCTTGACTTCCATATTGAATAGAGCTGAGAGAAGTAGGGCTTTAACACCTGTTCAAATTGGGAGAGGTCCAATCTCAGTAAGCCATCTATTCTTTGCAGCTAACAACTTTATGTTTTGCCAAGCTAACACTGAGGAGCTCAATTGTGTTCTTAATATCCTTAATCTTTATGAAAGGGCCTCGGGTCAGGtgttgaataaagaaaaatcctcAATCTTTTTTAGCAAGAATACCAAACCTGTCACCCAACAAAAGGTCTTGCAGTTGGTAGGACTAAAATCATCTGGGGcttttgaaaaatacttgggATTGCCTACTTTTGTGGGAAGAGCAAAAGTTTCAGCATTCCATTCCCTTGTGGATAGAACATGGTCTCGAGTAGCAAATTGGAAGACAAAGCACCTTTCTGTAGCGGGGAAAGAAACTCTCCTTAAAGAAGTTCTCCAAGCAATTCCTATATATGCCATGGGGATGTTTCTGCTTCCAGTCTCTATCATCAGAAAACTGAACCAACTGCTTAGGAAATTCTGGTGGGGTTTTAATGAAGATACATCTAAAATTAAGTGGGTTTGTTGGGACAAAATCAGTACTAACAAGGAATCTGGAGGCCTTGGCTTCAGggattttaaaaagttcaaCTTAGCTCTATTATCGAGGCAAGGGTTGAGGATTATACAGAATCCAAACTCTTTGGTGTCCATGGTTCTTAAATAG